From Leishmania braziliensis MHOM/BR/75/M2904 complete genome, chromosome 35:
CGCAACTCACATAGAGGAGAGGCAGTATGTCTACTGCAAGAGTCGACTCGCAGGCTGGCGCTGTGGAAATCTAGACTTTTGGAGAAAACCATAGTGAACGAAAAGAGGGCTAACAGGGACAGtgaggcgaggaggaagatAGAAAAAGAAAGACGTTTACGAGGCCATCTAGCAGCAGGGTAATAGCGTCGGTCGTGATGAGATGGCGACAGTTCCATCGATTTCAACGCTCGCCGAAGGCACAGACGACTCGTGTACTGACCCGTCGTATCGTTCTGCTCCTTTTTGCCGCATTGCAGCACAGAGGCTATAATGAGAGCTACTCCACAACTTAGGCTTGTGCAAGCGTTTGGGTGTCTTGGAAATACGGTCTCACGACGCACAAGCACGACATCGCCTCGTTTGCTACCTTATTGCTGACATGGGATACAACGCACCATAGATGAGGTTGAGAGCTGTGCGGTGTTGGTGTGTCACactcgaaaaaaaaaaaaaaacacaaaacgaaaaagggAAGACAAAGGCTTCCAGAAGGTGATATCAAACACGTCCAAGCGCTGAAGGTAACACAAAACTGTACCGACAGTTGCATCGTGCATGGGGATCATTGTTTGCACGACGACAGTGCAAGGTAAGCACCGCACGTGTGCCCGAGCAAACAATACTTTTAATGACGGCCTTCTGAGAAAAGTGAGATGACGTatagaaaaaaagagagagcacgtACAAGCGTAGTACATGGGCGCATTTTACATgcgtgagaaagagaaaaaagctCTGGTCGTATACCCCACAAAATGCGACGCCAACGCGTATGTCTTCTGCTCGATATAGCATTATTCTTCGCCTTTAGTAAGTCTAGCTtcactccctctttttctcttggCGACTgcccgcccctcctccagctcacCATGCCGTGCGCCTACAAAGGACACCGCTCGCAACCCGAAGAACTGTAACGCTGTGGGAAGGAGTCAGGAAATACTAGGAATTAAGAATAGAAACATGCAAAGGTCGCTAGATGTGAGAAGCGAGGCCGCGCGTACGTAAGGGACAAAGACAGCCACAATCAAAGGAAACCCCAAAAACATTCATACCTGTCAAATGGCGGGTTGGAGAGCCGGAAGAGCCAAAAGAGAACAAGCACCAAAGAAAAACTCTGTGGTATGTAGGAAAGTGTTACGACCAGGTGCTAATGGAAAGGAGGCTTAGCTAACGAGGAGAATTCGCGTCTGATTGGCGTAGCCCTTGACCTTATGATCGGCGTGAACCACCACGCAGGAGTCACCACTTTGCACAAAGCCTCTCGACTTGGCAAATTCAACACCTGTGGCCACGCGATCCTCCTTGCCCTCATCGTGCCCGAGCCTATCTGCGTCAAAGAAGACACTCTCCACGCCTTGCGTGATGTTCAACTGGCGGCACGTCTGCAGACGCgtcgtcacacacacaatcgGGCAGTTCGGACGGTACTTTGCCACCAGTCGAGCGCTGCGGCCCGTGTTGCTCAGCACCACCAATGCCTTCGCCTTGGTCTCATACACGGAGTtcacggcactgctgcaaacagcctcctccacactcATCGGGATGGGCTGCAGCTTCTTGATGCTGTTGAAGAAGACGTATTCGTTAATGGCGCTCTGCGCCTCTAGACAGATGCGCGCCATGTACTGGACCACACCATTCGGATACTTGCCCTTCGCCGTCTCGCCAGACAGCATCACGCAATCCGCGCCGTTGAAGACGGCGTTAGCAACATCCGACACCTCCGCGCGCGTCGGGCGGGGGTTGTACGTCATGCTCTCCAGCATCTGCGTCGCACAGATCACCGGCTTGCCGGCAACGTTGCACTTGCTGATCAAGATCTTCTGCGcgaccaccaccttctccgcTGGGATCTCAACACCGAGGTCGCCGCGCGCAACCATGAtgccgtcgctctcctcgatGATCGAGTCGATGTTCTGCACGCCCTGGTGGTTCTCGATCTTGCAGATGACCATGATGTCGCCCCCCTTCGCTCCAAGCGCCTTCCGCACCTCGACCACCTGTTCCGCACTCCGGATAAACGACGCGAAAATGATGTCCACGCCCTGCTCCACGCCGAACTGCAGGTCCGCGCAGTCCTTCGGCGACACAGCCGGCAGGTCCACGTCACACCCCGGCAGGTTCACGCCGCGCCGGTCAGAGATCGTGTGCGCGTTCGTCACCGTGCACTTCAGTGTCTGCTCGTCCTCGTGGCTCTGCACTTGCAAGATAAGGATGCCGTCGTCGATATAGATATAGCCGCCAGGGCTCACCACCTTCGGCAGGTTCGCGTAGTCAATGTAAAACTTGTCCTTAGTGCCCTTGTCCGAAAACGCAGGGTCCGTCGTCACGTAGCACGTCGCGTCTTTCTCCATCACAGCCACACCGCCAACAAACAGGCCCGTCCGAATCTCTGGCCCCTTTGTGTCCAGCGCAATCGCGATATTCACGCCGAGCTCCGCAGCGGCCTGGCGCACGTTGTTGATCGTCGTCTGGTGGTACTCGTGTGACCCGTGCGAGAAGTTCATGCGCGCAACAGACATGCCACTCCGAATCAGCCccttcagcgcctccacgCTCTGCGTGCTGGGGCCGATGGTGCACACGATCCGGGTCCCCCGGTAGTTCGCCAGCGGCTCGAAGATCGAGAGCGTCAGGTTATGGGCTAGCTATAGCAGGTAAAGGCTCTGTGGACGATACATTGGTCTTAAGAGCTGTTTCTTGGGTGAGTTCGCCAATTTGGGGGGCATGCCCATCCCCCCATACAACAGTAGCTAAAGCGCACAGCCAACCAGCCACAGGCCCACCGCctggtgcaaagcagccgtaCTCACCCTCTAGTGCAACGCACCGAATCAGCCATTTGCGTGCGGTCTCCGCGTCAAGCTCTACCCAACCCCGTGCcacaggtcgcctcacagccgctctcCTCATGCCAGTCGCCGCGTGGTGCACacccctcggggtggcgctcAGGCTCCTCACACACAGGCGGCGAGGGCCCGGCGAGACGCAttcgagccacgctgacaTCCTTCCTATCTCGTGGACGCCACCGGCGCGCTCACCGTCGCAGCTCCATCCAGGACCcggccgccggcatcagtagCGATGCGCCGCTCTGGCCCCCACACGTCGTAAGTGCTTGGCCGTGCAACCGCCAGAAGCAGtccggcattggcaggggtaGGGGCTacacgcccccctcccccacagaGTAGGACACCGGACTGTGACACTACGCCGAGGGGCCCCTCGTCATGAGGGGCGGCGCAAGAAATTGGAAAAAGCGCAACTCACATAGAGGAGAGGNNNNNNNNNNNNNNNNNNNNNNNNNNNNNNNNNNNNNNNNNNNNNNNNNNNNNNNNNNNNNNNNNNNNNNNNNNNNNNNNNNNNNNNNNNNNNNNNNNNNCTCATGCGCTTTCcggcggcatgcatcgacttgattctgTCGACCGCACGGGCCCGCAAATGGAAGTGGGCAACCACCGcgaaggcctttgccgcggtggcgggtgcgctgcgagacctgccgctctactcgacgcaggcgcggggtattcgccttcaggacgatcccgagtggcgaagcgcttttggcacggtgcagcgctacatgaaggagttggtgccggatgcgcctcccttcGTTTCGCGTCCACAGGTCGAGAGGATCTCCAAACGGCTCCGGTTAGGCCAtccacgcgccgcgctgttcctcgccatgATGTGGGGATTCGCAGCACGAGCGTGCGACATTTCCACGCTGCGAGCGAAGGACGTGACGCTGTTCCCAGGAACATCGACGGATACATACGTGaaggtcacgctgacgatccgcaagggaaagggtgccaaaACACGTGGCCCATACCCGATCCCATCGATGCTAACGAGGGacctcgcagcgacgctgcaggagatgctggtcgAGAAAAGACCATCCGAGGAGCTTTTCtcaccacacgtggaggagctgcgggcgctgatcgcccaggaggtgcgaacagagatgcgaggtgcacagctgccctcgatccGAAAAGGCGCGCTCCGTTgtatggcggaagcgggtgtcccGCTGAAGGACCTGATGATGATTTccgggcacgcgaagcaggccacgctgctgcgctatcttgggtatggccagcagcctacggtggaggccgagaccgcaagggacaacgccggaagagcgctattccagaccctctagaggcggcggcttccgtgttccgtttccgatcgcaagagtcatcgtgcgcgaatctcggaatcgcaccacaggaggtggcggccatggtggaccagatgtccggtttcatccaagtgctgacggagcgaccggcactcgtgaagcagtggccgctgcacctgaaacggaacacaccactggacatggataccgtgctcgcgatgccgacaaaacgcgcctcaacgaagcggtttctccagcgaatccagtgctttctggatccctccttctacgatGGGTTGAGGACCTCACGGACCATCAAAAAGTGCGTGCTCACAGCGGCGGAAATCCAACAGGcggtcgagatgggcaagtttGAACCGTGCCcgatcagcgacatcggctcccaggtgcaattgccagagggcatgcacggcgtgaacgtcttcacggtgccggagctgaaaggacgacgacgcctcatcacggagcccctgctgaaccgcgtgatccccaaacatcacgtcccgcgcgtccactacgacacgcgcctcggaagacgacagcggctgcgatacgcccggtacatgctacagatcgacttcgaagcttattacgacgctatcccgatcgcggcgacactccgtaacaagttcgtttttcgagccaggcatgacgggcgatactaccgtcttcgtactctcccgaccggtgcgcggtggagcgttgccgtcggccaggcggtgacgtggacgattgtggacatcgacacgcccgtcaccatcaccacgctcatcgacaacattctcgtggccgcacgcgaaggtcaggagcgtgagtttgtgctcgcggtgcgcacgatcgtcgcacgcatcaaggcggcgaacctgatgacgtcacccaaccgggacgagctggaggcgatgtcggacgaggaaatcctgcagctggcgagtgccaacacCGTTTTCCTCGGCGAGGAATACACATGGAATGGCCGTGAGCGTCTGAtccgcaactcggtgaagacggtggcgaagctgaagcttgcgctccaaaagaccagccacaccatacgCAGCCTGGCCTCGCTGATctcgctgatcttcttcgcgctccataccacgcaaatgaaccccgcacgggcattcaagctgctgagagcctacCGAGGCCTATACCGGCTGACGTTCCGCGGGTACGACTGGGACGACGCGGTTCCTTACAtcgactcctccgtggcgcggtcgctgcaggagatcggcggcgcactggtgcagaatccgtggtggaaaatctcggacgagagacacccaacgacggacgaggcgacctatgacgcggtggccttcaccgacgcgtcgctggagggctggggtgctgtacttcacctccgcgacgcgggcgccacagaaatgtggacctatcggcagcgctggaccgaggacctg
This genomic window contains:
- a CDS encoding pyruvate kinase; translated protein: MSVARMNFSHGSHEYHQTTINNVRQAAAELGVNIAIALDTKGPEIRTGLFVGGVAVMEKDATCYVTTDPAFSDKGTKDKFYIDYANLPKVVSPGGYIYIDDGILILQVQSHEDEQTLKCTVTNAHTISDRRGVNLPGCDVDLPAVSPKDCADLQFGVEQGVDIIFASFIRSAEQVVEVRKALGAKGGDIMVICKIENHQGVQNIDSIIEESDGIMVARGDLGVEIPAEKVVVAQKILISKCNVAGKPVICATQMLESMTYNPRPTRAEVSDVANAVFNGADCVMLSGETAKGKYPNGVVQYMARICLEAQSAINEYVFFNSIKKLQPIPMSVEEAVCSSAVNSVYETKAKALVVLSNTGRSARLVAKYRPNCPIVCVTTRLQTCRQLNITQGVESVFFDADRLGHDEGKEDRVATGVEFAKSRGFVQSGDSCVVVHADHKVKGYANQTRILLVS
- a CDS encoding TATE DNA Transposon, whose translation is MHRLDSVDRTGPQMEVGNHREGLCRGGGCAARPAALLDAGAGYSPSGRSRVAKRFWHGAALHEGVGAGCASLRFASTGREDLQTAPVRPSTRRAVPRHDVGIRSTSVRHFHAASEGRDAVPRNIDGYIREGHADDPQGKGCQNTWPIPDPIDANEGPRSDAAGDAGREKTIRGAFLTTRGGAAGADRPGGANRDARCTAALDPKRRAPLYGGSGCPAEGPDDDFRAREAGHAAALSWVWPAAYGGGRDRKGQRRKSAIPDPLEAAASVFRFRSQESSCANLGIAPQEVAAMVDQMSGFIQVLTERPALVKQWPLHLKRNTPLDMDTVLAMPTKRASTKRFLQRIQCFLDPSFYDGLRTSRTIKKCVLTAAEIQQAVEMGKFEPCPISDIGSQVQLPEGMHGVNVFTVPELKGRRRLITEPLLNRVIPKHHVPRVHYDTRLGRRQRLRYARYMLQIDFEAYYDAIPIAATLRNKFVFRARHDGRYYRLRTLPTGARWSVAVGQAVTWTIVDIDTPVTITTLIDNILVAAREGQEREFVLAVRTIVARIKAANLMTSPNRDELEAMSDEEILQLASANTVFLGEEYTWNGRERLIRNSVKTVAKLKLALQKTSHTIRSLASLISLIFFALHTTQMNPARAFKLLRAYRGLYRLTFRGYDWDDAVPYIDSSVARSLQEIGGALVQNPWWKISDERHPTTDEATYDAVAFTDASLEGWGAVLHLRDAGATEMWTYRQRWTEDLERQLGGDDGEAERVLEKLRQYQLRRRVRSGGRFEDPDLQADRFQARYSAHAEPRAAQLMLRHLVEHHRVPNGARIALATDHRAIVIAQKHLNGFGGIGRGYALNKLFEYTYDLWYNRGIDVVFFYVEGARNPADAYSRHFGVDATGSLEVHRVEPFGVPFLRHMWCPLC